The genomic stretch ttttttctccaatcaTCCAGGCCTTCTTCTTTTTAACTACGTGATCCTTAGTGCTTGTCTTCAAAGGACAAAAAGTTTTCCACCTGTCAGAGAGAGTTAGGATCTGGCAATACTCTTGGCAACCTTGCTTGTGTTGACTCCTTCATTTAGCTCAGGGCACTCTCAACCGGCCCTCCAGCTCTGGGCAAGTGTCTCTCTCACAAAACATGGAACAGTTCAAAAAGGCCTCTTGTTAGAGATTTGCAGGCATACGAATGGGAAATACCATATAAACAGTGAAAAAAACACATCTTTTCAAGTTGTTGGATTTTCTCcttcatggttttaaaaaaggcCACTTAGAAATCTTTCATTTAATAAACCCTTGCACATATAGTAGTAATCAGGAACACGATATTTATCCCTACAACGCTTCTCAAAAACATTACTCAGGCCAGCGTTTACCTCAGCTACCCTGAGGACCGACCGTCATTCAGTctattaatttacttaatttattttctctatccTAAGAAAAAGGTTTGTTTGCTACGCTCAAACACTGACATCACATGAAGATGCCAGTctttatacacatttataaaagtAGACTATGTGGAGTATGATACACTGGTACAAAGTTTTACAAATTAATACaagtcaaatatataaattaaaaatgaaatagaggaaGGTTGTGGTGCTGTCTTGGGGTGGTTCTTTTAGCAGTCATATCGctgtaaagaaaatgagataggCATTAGGTTACCATCAGGCTAAACAGACAACAATGCCATTTAAGTCCTAAAAATTCCTGTTTGAAGCAAACATAAAGCGGGCTGATGTCAACTTCAGCTGAGAGCTTAGACAATGCCCATGAGATGTTGCCTAAACAAACCACACTCCATTGTCCTCTCTGAGAAGCTGCAGGAAAGGGCCATGGAAAAGGCAGCTTACTGGTGGTGGTTGGTTGGCTCTGAATGTGTTGGGGTAGGTTTTTAATCTCAAGGATTTAAGAGATAATGCCATGGGAGTTTCACCCTGGAGTGGGCGGGATGTGGGTTACCTTCCCAATTCAATGCTACCAAGTTACAGACTTGACTCATCTACACTAAAAACCCTGCCCTCTGAAAGTGtcttttgtcttaaaaataaaggtagCAGACATGCCTACTGTGACTCAGATGGGAAGCCCAGGGGGACTATTtgctccccttccccactcaGAGAGGAGGGTCACTCTGCCAAACTACCACAGCAACTGCGGTCATTGACATATTACGCTTGTTCCCAAGATGCACAAGTGCTGATGACCAGCGGGGCCTCCCCTAATTTAATCTCTGCCTTGTAAGAAATTCAAGGCTAAAGATAAATTACAGTAGGAGAATTCTGAgattcttctctgcctctccccaccataTTGCCTGGAAACAACTTCATACTGAAGGGTTCCCACTGTGCTGTTTTCATGGAAATTTGGCAGGCTCCCAAAGGAAAGTATTAATCTTGCTGTACTTGCCTGATAAAGAaaaccagatttttattttaacccttcctcaaaaattttagaaagtttccatttatttacagCAAGGCTTTTCATGGTAGCAATGGGCTTTCAGTTTTCATtaggttttgtcttattttaaaagaaagttaagaGACCTCGAACCAAGGGAGTAAATGACTAGGCAAATATAAATTAGGTTTCTGTTTACCTAATCCTGTTTTACAGAATAATGCATAAAACAAACCCTCTGAAATTCAACCAAAGCTGAACTTCCATCAATTCATTAATACACGGGGGGTTTTTTAGGAGGATATAGAGACAAGAACTTTCCCTGCTACTAACAAATGCATACTTCTTTCTGAATTCTTATCCCCAGGAAACAAGTGTTTCCTGGTTTTCTTCCACCTTGAAAGGCTTTTCGCAAGCTGCTATTCAAAGGTTACTAGTGATTCTCTGTGCTTAGCTCCTTGGGCATTTTTGTGATTCTCTGTTGAGAAagaatcgtaaaaaaaaaaaaaaaaaaaaaaaaaaaaaaaaaaaaatccaacagaacAGCAAGTATTGCATACAGATTAAGAGCAGGAGCTCTGGCATAAAATGACCCAGAgtttgaagcctgcttcttcctgacTAGATGATCTTAAACATATGCTTAATCTCTGACCCATGGTCTCATCTGAAAGGGGAGTTTAGCTCAGTGCCCCAGTGCAATGAATGTTGACTACTATGTGTGTAATACTAGTTGGGAACATGAGAGCAAGCAAAGTTGTATCTCTTTGGCCAGAGCAGGGGTAGTGAAAGAGGCCATGGCTTTGCTCATGAGGGGACACTTTGTCTATGGGCAGCATTTtcccacacacacagagccaactacaaaaaatagaaaggtaCCCAGTGACTATGACACTCAAGGAAGCATATTACTGAGAGCAAAACTGAATGCTGTAAATGCTTTGCCACAAAGATGATGTAGGAAGAaatgctttttgccttttttttttttctttatgatgaaAACAATGGTGTATTATAGTAATTGAAGACCCCAGGGCCAGGCTATGACATTTTCACACAGGTTCTTACCTGTCGGCGAGAACAGCAATAGCCACATATTCCTCCTAtcattccatttattatttgaatgAGACACAAGATGAATTCAATTCCACCGAGGGCCAAGAGGATAGAAAACAGAGAGACATTCCATTCTACAACATGTTTGGGTTCAACGCACTGGGACCATGTGGAGGTATCCAGAAGGTACCtgtggataaaaaaaagaaacttctaacACATGACCACACCTAATGGGTTGTATAAGTTACTTTCTTTTGGTGCTTTTttgttcaggaaaaaagaaacgaATTCATTCATTGACTCGTATCAACTTTTTTCTAGTCCGAGTCATTTCACAAAGTTAGAAATTTAGCCCAGATCTTATTGCAATGACAAACATAATATTCAACACAGATTGCTGAGCATGCAGTGTGAGTCAGACATCAAGCCAAGGCTGGGAATATAATGGTGAACATGGCATGGGCTTTGCCTTGGAAGAGCAGAGCCTCTAAGGGAGGAGATAATACGCAATCGCAATACACCAGGTGTGAGGAAGGGCACCTAACCTCGGCCAGGAAGATACCTGCTTGTGTAACTATTCCACAAGTCTCAGCTCCATAAAGCTAGGAACCAGACCTGTCATCATTGTATGTATAAACCCTAGaccagtatctggcacatagtagggactcaacacttttaaaagtaattgaaTGATAAATAATCTGAAGTCACTTTGTGAAATGTTAGCAAACCATGCTGAAGTCACATatgactacacacacacacacacacacacacacgtacacacacatacatacaagtCATATACATTATATGTGACTTAGGAGATTTTCCGAGTACCTGAATATTCTTATAGTCTGATAAATTCTCTCTCTGATTACTCTCTTAGAATCTCAGCCTTTGCGACATCATAAAGCATTTGGATTCTTAATGAAATACGATTCAATCATGTGGGAAAATCTACAATTGACTTAATTCCACAAAGAGGTCTGGTATAACTCTTTTCTTATCAGTTTTTCCCCAAGCAGCAGAACAAAAGGGCTTGGAATTAGAGACCTAACTTTGAATGGTTCATTGAGCCGATCAGAAATTCAatttgttgattaaaaaaaaagaactctgtccTTATGACCCTGTCTTTCAGCATATCAGTGAGGGGAATAATTGTAATTGTAGGACACAATGTAAAAAAACTCTTTGGCCTCACTTGCCTATTGAGCAATTAATCCTGGCTTGTGACCATTAGTTATTTCCCATACTGAAATCCTTGGACAGGTTGAAGTGATGAATGAGATGGAAGCGGAAGGTTTCTTACAGAAGCTGGGGTGGGTCATGGAAGGGGCGTATACTCAAACAGCTGTAAACATGTTTAGAAATACTCTCACTTCTCCTTGCATTCCAATTGCACTCATCGTGATGTCTTTTAGAGATGGGCTTGTGCAGTAGTTCGTATGTTTGTGCATACGTGAATAACCCATCTCTACTAGTACATTCAGTGTGTTCTGAACCAAGTTGAATCACAATCAATAGCAATTTTGACCATTGAAATTTCAAACCCCTCCAAGtgctcattttcctttccttcctcctttagaGGCTACCTAGAGCTGTATTCGTTGTAAGTCAGGAAATAATATTAACAGCTAACAGAGGCCATGCTCAGAGTGTGTCAGCTTCTGTGACAAATCCATTTTTTGACTCATTAATCCTCCTGACAACTGCCCCtggttttattttacagatgaagtaactAAGAAGCACAGAGCTCAGTCCACTTTTTCCTGGTTGCTGAGGGAGAAATGCAGAGCTGGGATGGAATCCAGGTCCATGTAATTTCATGTTCATGATTTATGAACTCACTATATGCTATACAACTCGTGGGAGACAGTATTAACATAAAGGCAATCGAAACTCATTATTCATAGTATTTTCACTCATGAACCTCATAACTAAACTTTTCAAAATTCAGAGAAAGATGTCATTCATTTGTCTTCACATGTATCAGTTTCTATcagctctttgtttttttctcaataatGGATAAGAAGCATCAACATAAAATAACAGAGCTTAAATTATCCTGATTTTAAAGTTCTGGATAAGACCTGtcttacagggatccctgggtggctcagcagtttagcacctgccttcagccctgggcatgatcctggagtcccgggatcgagttctgcatcgggctccctgcatggagcctgcttctccctctgcctctctctctctctgtctctcatgaataaataaaatctttaaaaaaaaaaaaaagacctgtctTATAGAGTCTGATCACTTTAAATAAAGTGTTTGTTGTATATAGTTattatatgtgagtgtgtgtatgggAATAATATGATCTACCATGGGCTTTGGTTAAAATCATATGCTTTCCATCCATATTATGTAGGGATTCCATAAAATTTTCttacaaaatagtaaaatcagCTAATTGTTCTGGTATAGTGGACACACTGTATGAGCACAAACTATacagccaggctgcctgggttcataTCTCGCCTGGGTTCACATGGATAGTCCTTCTTAGCAATGTGATTTTGAATAAGTTCCTTCCAATTCTTGtgcctccttttcctcatctgtaaaatgggagtaatagtGGAAGTCACCTCACAGGGTATCATGAGGGCTGACTCAGGGAATCCATTAAAAAGCACTTAGAGCTTCTCCAGGTCAGGGATCTATGCTCTGACACCACCGCCTGGTCCTGAGTCAGTGCAAAGACACCTGGTTGAGTGGATGGATGCACGGATGACTGTGCCTTTCCACCTTGATGGGTTTGCCACTATACCATACGATGGATGAGAACGTGTGGCCAATAGGGAACTTACTGTCCATCAGTGTTGGCGAAGGTGTAGTTCCACTGGCCAAGAGAATTAAGACATAGTGGTCCTTCCGCCAAGCCCAGGGCTGCCACGATGACGCAGTAGCCAGATCCTGCGATTCCAATCAGAGCAGCCAGTACAGAAGAAAGCAtctggggagaggagaaagagtggAAGTGAGGCC from Vulpes vulpes isolate BD-2025 chromosome 11, VulVul3, whole genome shotgun sequence encodes the following:
- the TM4SF1 gene encoding transmembrane 4 L6 family member 1; this translates as MCPRRCARCAGHSLLWLAVLCVVANVLLYFPGGDPRYASEGRLSRFVWFFSGLAGGGALMFLPAFVFIGLEEDDCCGCCGHENCGKRCAMLSSVLAALIGIAGSGYCVIVAALGLAEGPLCLNSLGQWNYTFANTDGQYLLDTSTWSQCVEPKHVVEWNVSLFSILLALGGIEFILCLIQIINGMIGGICGYCCSRRQRYDC